A genomic stretch from Amycolatopsis sp. 195334CR includes:
- the rpmB gene encoding 50S ribosomal protein L28, with protein MSAVCQVTGRRPGFGKQVSHSHKRTSRRWDPNLQTRRYWVPSEGRWVRLRVSVKGMKTIDKRGIDAVVASLRARGEKI; from the coding sequence GTGTCGGCTGTGTGCCAGGTCACCGGGCGGCGGCCCGGGTTCGGCAAGCAGGTCTCGCATTCGCACAAGCGGACTTCGCGGCGCTGGGACCCGAACCTGCAGACGCGGCGGTACTGGGTGCCGAGCGAAGGCCGCTGGGTCCGGTTGCGGGTTTCGGTCAAGGGGATGAAGACCATCGACAAGCGCGGGATCGATGCGGTGGTCGCCTCGCTGCGGGCACGCGGGGAGAAGATCTGA
- a CDS encoding type B 50S ribosomal protein L31, translated as MKPGIHPDYHPVVFKDNATGDAFLTRSTMTSEKSVEWEDGNTYPLVLVDISSASHPFWTGARRIMDTAGQVEKFHRRYGQRKGGK; from the coding sequence ATGAAACCGGGTATCCACCCCGACTACCACCCGGTGGTGTTCAAGGACAACGCCACCGGCGACGCCTTTCTCACCCGGTCCACCATGACCTCGGAGAAATCCGTCGAATGGGAGGACGGCAACACCTATCCTCTGGTGCTGGTGGACATCAGCTCCGCCTCCCACCCGTTCTGGACCGGTGCCCGCCGGATCATGGACACCGCGGGCCAGGTCGAGAAGTTCCACCGCCGCTACGGACAGCGAAAGGGCGGTAAGTGA
- a CDS encoding methyltransferase domain-containing protein has protein sequence MNPEFAGGVFSAAGAEFADWYARLWRPLGELTVAVTRPAPGDRVLDACCGSGASAVPAALAVGPAGHVDAVDAAEGLLAQGRVTGQGLGQLAFTRHDVLTWTAEPYDLVQCVYGVFFFPDMEAGARRLISLLRPGGRFAVTTWRRDGMARIVPIAQAAAAVERPELNQPADRIGAQARIDTPEKLTGWLSGLGLVDVTVDEVEYVQPLHAEDAWKLYLGAAMRAFLTGLDEPAVARVKERFTAGLAEAGVTSLDCGSLIGVGRVPA, from the coding sequence GTGAATCCCGAGTTCGCCGGCGGCGTGTTCAGCGCCGCCGGCGCGGAGTTCGCGGACTGGTACGCGCGGCTGTGGCGGCCGCTCGGTGAACTCACCGTGGCGGTCACCCGGCCCGCGCCGGGCGACCGCGTGCTCGACGCCTGCTGCGGCTCGGGTGCTTCGGCCGTGCCCGCCGCGCTCGCGGTCGGCCCGGCCGGGCACGTCGACGCGGTGGACGCGGCCGAGGGCCTGCTCGCCCAGGGCCGGGTCACCGGGCAGGGGCTCGGCCAGCTCGCGTTCACCCGGCACGACGTGCTGACCTGGACCGCCGAGCCGTACGACCTGGTCCAGTGCGTCTACGGGGTGTTCTTCTTCCCGGACATGGAGGCCGGCGCGCGGCGGCTGATCAGCCTGCTCCGGCCCGGCGGCCGGTTCGCGGTGACCACCTGGCGCCGCGACGGCATGGCCAGGATAGTGCCGATCGCGCAGGCCGCGGCCGCGGTGGAACGCCCCGAGCTGAACCAGCCCGCCGACCGGATCGGCGCGCAGGCCCGGATCGACACCCCGGAGAAGCTGACCGGCTGGCTGTCCGGGCTCGGCCTGGTCGACGTCACCGTCGACGAGGTCGAGTACGTGCAGCCGCTGCACGCCGAGGACGCGTGGAAGCTGTACCTCGGCGCGGCCATGCGCGCGTTCCTCACCGGATTGGACGAACCGGCGGTGGCGCGGGTGAAGGAGCGGTTCACCGCCGGGCTCGCCGAAGCGGGCGTGACCTCACTCGACTGCGGTTCGCTGATCGGGGTGGGCCGCGTCCCCGCGTGA
- a CDS encoding ankyrin repeat domain-containing protein, whose protein sequence is MSDPDPELLELWAKVFGFARSGSTAELAAYVDAGIPANLTNDSGDTLVMLAAYHGHAATVTALLERGADPNRTNDRGQSPLAGAVFKAEPEVVKALLAGGADPAAGQPSALETARMFGNDEMLTLLRP, encoded by the coding sequence GTGAGCGATCCCGATCCCGAACTGCTCGAGCTGTGGGCCAAGGTCTTCGGCTTCGCCAGGAGCGGCAGCACCGCGGAGCTGGCGGCCTACGTGGACGCCGGCATCCCGGCGAACCTGACCAACGACAGCGGGGACACGCTGGTCATGCTCGCCGCCTACCACGGCCACGCGGCCACCGTGACCGCCTTGCTGGAGCGTGGGGCCGATCCCAACCGCACCAACGACCGGGGCCAGAGCCCGCTCGCCGGTGCGGTGTTCAAGGCCGAGCCCGAGGTGGTCAAGGCGCTGCTGGCCGGCGGGGCCGATCCGGCCGCCGGGCAGCCGTCCGCGCTGGAGACCGCGCGGATGTTCGGCAACGACGAAATGCTCACACTCCTGCGCCCCTGA
- the rpmG gene encoding 50S ribosomal protein L33, which yields MARNEIRPIVKLRSTAGTGFTYVTRKNRRNDPDRLVLRKYDPVVRRHVEFKEDR from the coding sequence ATGGCGCGCAACGAGATCCGGCCGATCGTCAAGCTGCGGTCGACCGCCGGGACCGGGTTCACCTACGTCACCAGGAAGAACCGCCGCAACGACCCCGACCGGCTGGTGCTGCGCAAGTACGACCCGGTGGTCCGCAGGCACGTCGAGTTCAAGGAGGACCGCTGA
- the rpmF gene encoding 50S ribosomal protein L32, whose translation MAVPKRRTSRSNTRHRRAQWKATAPDLVPIVVDGRRQLVPRRLIGHFQRLAR comes from the coding sequence ATGGCCGTGCCCAAGCGCAGGACCTCGCGCAGCAACACGCGGCACCGCCGCGCGCAGTGGAAGGCCACCGCGCCGGACCTGGTGCCGATCGTGGTCGACGGGCGGCGGCAGCTGGTCCCGCGCCGCCTGATCGGCCACTTCCAGCGGCTCGCCCGGTGA
- the mrf gene encoding ribosome hibernation factor-recruiting GTPase MRF translates to MTEDLRIPLTLIGGLAAGASAALADRLRAGEPGTAVVHHNLRRIHEGVVTRRLQLGARDQLTVLELAHGCVSCTLRLDLLPLLRKLSRLPEVRRIVVRLDEAMEPEPVCWALEHTLVGDRPVLDDVRVEAVAAVLDRATWLTDVTGDDTLDERALQASPEDERTLAQVGLAQAEFADVLVLDGDAPDAWTAAKTAAVLDRLAPTAPRLELATTTEVRDAVPAGARRGEVTDMHGPLLRGEPPLAEDCGIALLTYTRTRPFHPERLHDAIDVLLDGVVRTRGRVWVASQPSMALWVESAGGGLGIGHAGHWLAADDGPEWTEVSPERRTLASLRWDPEFGDRAQELVVLTHQATPEEVTAALDGALLTDDELAAGPSAWARYPDPFGEWHEEPCDDEQPSGHQVSAADRKDEQR, encoded by the coding sequence GTGACCGAAGACCTCCGCATTCCCCTCACCCTGATCGGCGGCCTGGCCGCCGGAGCCAGTGCCGCGCTGGCCGACCGCCTCCGCGCCGGCGAGCCCGGTACCGCGGTGGTGCACCACAACCTGCGCCGCATCCACGAGGGCGTGGTCACCCGCCGCCTCCAGCTCGGCGCGCGTGACCAGCTCACCGTGTTGGAGCTGGCCCACGGCTGCGTCTCCTGCACCCTGCGCCTGGACCTGCTGCCGTTGCTGCGCAAGCTGTCCCGGCTGCCCGAGGTCCGGCGCATCGTGGTCCGCCTCGACGAGGCGATGGAGCCGGAACCGGTGTGCTGGGCGCTGGAGCACACGCTGGTCGGCGACCGCCCGGTGCTCGACGACGTCCGCGTCGAGGCGGTGGCCGCGGTGCTCGACCGCGCCACCTGGCTCACCGACGTCACCGGCGACGACACGCTCGACGAGCGCGCGCTGCAGGCCAGCCCCGAGGACGAGCGCACGCTGGCCCAGGTCGGCCTCGCGCAGGCCGAGTTCGCCGACGTGCTGGTCCTCGACGGGGACGCGCCCGACGCCTGGACCGCGGCCAAGACCGCCGCCGTGCTCGACCGGCTGGCGCCCACCGCGCCCCGGCTCGAACTGGCCACCACCACCGAAGTCCGCGACGCGGTGCCCGCCGGGGCCCGGCGCGGTGAGGTGACCGACATGCACGGCCCGCTGCTGCGCGGGGAACCACCGCTGGCCGAGGACTGCGGCATCGCGCTGCTGACCTACACGCGCACCCGGCCGTTCCACCCGGAACGCCTCCACGACGCCATCGACGTGCTGCTCGACGGCGTGGTGCGCACCCGCGGCCGGGTGTGGGTGGCGAGCCAGCCGTCGATGGCGCTCTGGGTCGAGTCCGCGGGGGGCGGGCTCGGCATCGGGCACGCCGGGCACTGGCTCGCCGCCGACGACGGTCCGGAGTGGACGGAGGTGAGCCCGGAACGCCGGACGCTGGCGTCCCTGCGCTGGGACCCGGAGTTCGGCGACCGGGCACAGGAACTGGTGGTGCTCACCCACCAGGCCACCCCGGAGGAGGTGACCGCGGCGCTGGACGGGGCCCTGCTGACCGACGACGAGCTGGCCGCCGGGCCGTCGGCGTGGGCGCGCTACCCGGACCCGTTCGGCGAATGGCACGAAGAACCCTGCGACGACGAACAACCGTCGGGACACCAGGTCTCGGCGGCCGACCGGAAGGACGAACAACGATGA